In Actinomyces weissii, a genomic segment contains:
- a CDS encoding ABC transporter substrate-binding protein, which yields MNTRLSRRAVLTGAGLLALGPVLSACSSKDPFATGDTAATAGAGAGGGAGAGTLTVGSSRYFSNGIIAELFAQMLEQAGFTVRREYQIGPREVFLPEVEAGQIDVMPEYGGNLLQYYDKSGTATDAQSVHQALLGGVLPKDLTVLDAAEAVDQDSYTVTRAVAEQYGLKTLGDLSKLGRTVKVAANAEFAKRPYGPEGLKKHYEVDAEVTPVEDSGGPLTVKALTDGTVDVANIFTTSPAIVENDLVALEDTKAMILPQQVTPLVNVSLPLAASQAIGKVTAVLTTQDLLEMNTRSTKEQLDAAIIAKDWLTAKGLLG from the coding sequence ATGAACACCCGTCTAAGCCGTCGTGCCGTCCTGACCGGGGCCGGGCTGCTCGCCCTGGGCCCGGTGCTCTCCGCCTGCTCCAGCAAGGACCCTTTCGCTACCGGTGACACCGCTGCCACGGCCGGTGCGGGCGCCGGGGGAGGGGCTGGGGCAGGGACGCTGACCGTGGGCAGCTCCCGCTACTTCTCCAACGGGATCATTGCCGAGCTCTTTGCCCAGATGCTGGAGCAGGCAGGGTTCACTGTGCGGCGGGAGTACCAGATCGGCCCGCGTGAGGTGTTCCTGCCGGAGGTCGAGGCGGGCCAGATCGACGTCATGCCGGAGTACGGCGGGAACCTGCTGCAGTACTACGACAAGTCCGGCACGGCCACGGACGCGCAGTCAGTGCACCAGGCCCTGCTCGGCGGTGTGCTGCCCAAGGACCTGACCGTGCTGGACGCTGCCGAGGCGGTGGACCAGGACTCCTACACAGTCACCCGGGCGGTGGCTGAGCAGTACGGCCTCAAGACCCTGGGGGACCTGAGCAAGCTGGGGCGCACGGTCAAGGTGGCGGCCAACGCCGAGTTCGCCAAGCGGCCCTACGGACCCGAGGGCCTGAAGAAGCACTACGAGGTGGACGCCGAGGTCACCCCCGTGGAGGACTCCGGCGGCCCCCTGACCGTCAAGGCCCTGACCGACGGGACCGTGGACGTGGCCAATATCTTCACCACCAGCCCGGCCATCGTGGAGAACGACCTGGTGGCGCTGGAGGACACCAAGGCCATGATCCTGCCCCAGCAGGTCACCCCCCTGGTGAACGTGTCCCTGCCGCTGGCCGCCAGCCAGGCCATCGGGAAGGTGACGGCGGTGCTGACCACCCAGGACCTGCTGGAGATGAACACCCGCTCCACCAAGGAGCAGCTGGACGCCGCCATCATCGCCAAGGACTGGCTCACCGCCAAGGGGCTCCTGGGCTGA
- a CDS encoding ABC transporter permease gives MNYLGEAFAFILDPANWGGPMGIGRLLGQHLGYSLLGVLLASALGVPLGWWVGHRRRGRELVVAASGAVRALPTLGVVTLLGLLLGIGLSAPLLAFVVLALPSVLAGAYTGVESADPVAVDGARASGMSELQVLTRVEVPLGAPLLVGGLRSATLQVIATATLAAYTGAGGLGRLMFLGLNTQNYAMVLSSSMLVIVLALLSETCYSLLQRAVRPAGAATRKEPV, from the coding sequence ATGAACTACTTAGGTGAAGCCTTCGCGTTCATCCTCGACCCGGCCAACTGGGGCGGGCCTATGGGGATCGGCCGCCTGCTGGGGCAGCACCTGGGCTACTCCCTGCTCGGCGTGCTGCTGGCCTCCGCCCTGGGGGTCCCGTTGGGCTGGTGGGTGGGGCACAGACGCCGTGGACGGGAGCTGGTGGTGGCGGCCTCCGGGGCCGTGCGCGCCCTGCCGACCCTGGGCGTGGTCACCCTCCTGGGGCTGCTGCTCGGTATCGGGCTGAGCGCTCCGCTGCTGGCCTTCGTGGTGCTAGCGCTGCCGAGCGTCCTGGCAGGGGCCTACACCGGGGTGGAGTCCGCTGACCCGGTGGCGGTTGACGGGGCCCGGGCCAGCGGCATGAGCGAGCTGCAGGTGCTTACCCGTGTGGAGGTGCCCCTGGGGGCGCCGCTGCTGGTCGGGGGCCTGCGCTCAGCCACCCTGCAGGTGATCGCCACCGCCACCCTGGCCGCCTACACTGGGGCCGGCGGGCTGGGACGCCTGATGTTCCTGGGGCTCAACACCCAGAACTACGCCATGGTGCTGTCCTCCTCCATGCTGGTCATCGTCCTGGCCCTGCTCTCTGAGACCTGCTACTCCCTGCTGCAACGCGCCGTCAGACCGGCAGGCGCGGCCACCCGGAAGGAACCCGTATGA
- a CDS encoding ABC transporter permease, with protein MTWLLANLPTVRGLVLAHLAQAVPTIAATFLLTLPLARLAQRVRMIRAVLVTGSSLLYAIPSLALFVVLPIILGTGIRSPINVVVATTLYGLALLVPTAVAALDAVDPGVLDAATAMGMGRARRFVTVELPLAGPAILAGLRVVAVSTISLTTIGAVLGVRSLGHLFTDGFQRGIVGEIVTGMVATVLLAVLLDALVVAAGWVALPWTRRRRRGTAGEQAAGGQA; from the coding sequence ATGACCTGGCTCCTGGCCAACCTGCCGACCGTGCGCGGTCTGGTGCTGGCGCACCTGGCCCAGGCGGTGCCCACGATCGCCGCCACCTTCCTGCTGACCCTGCCGCTGGCCCGCCTGGCCCAGCGGGTGCGGATGATCCGGGCCGTGCTGGTGACCGGCTCCTCCCTGCTCTACGCCATCCCCTCCCTGGCGCTGTTCGTGGTGCTGCCCATCATCCTGGGCACAGGTATCCGCTCACCCATCAACGTGGTGGTGGCCACCACCCTGTACGGCCTGGCCCTGCTGGTGCCCACCGCCGTCGCCGCCCTGGACGCCGTGGACCCGGGGGTGCTGGACGCCGCCACCGCCATGGGCATGGGGCGGGCGCGGCGCTTCGTCACCGTGGAGCTGCCGCTGGCTGGACCGGCGATCCTGGCGGGCCTGCGGGTGGTCGCCGTCTCCACCATCTCCCTGACCACCATCGGCGCGGTCCTGGGGGTGCGCAGCCTGGGGCACCTGTTCACTGACGGCTTCCAGCGGGGGATCGTCGGCGAGATCGTCACGGGCATGGTCGCCACCGTGCTGCTGGCGGTGCTGCTGGACGCCCTGGTCGTCGCGGCGGGCTGGGTGGCCCTGCCCTGGACCCGACGTCGTCGCCGGGGGACCGCTGGCGAACAGGCCGCAGGAGGGCAGGCATGA